The following proteins are encoded in a genomic region of Streptomyces gobiensis:
- a CDS encoding fibronectin type III domain-containing protein, translating into MARRRSVRNPALIARATAVALAVTVSAVACDGGTDRNANGDSANELFFQPAADAGPDPFTDSTVSRPPAQPSPPPATSPPPTTPPPTELATYRSMAGSTAGLYGGSRDTASCDVEKQIRLLTQQQDKRRAFAGALGISESGLPPYLRGLTSVVLRADTRVTNHGFVNDRASEFQSVLQTGTAVLLDDKGLPRVRCASGSPLASPAPLEGDASYTGPAWDGYHPAQTVVVTPAPQPLTDIVIVDTPNNIWIERPVGGGKNGENGENGKNGKDRVLRKPPGPDPHISPTTPSPDQKKPSSDTEPPSAPANLRGKATGPATAHLTWDEATDDVGVTGYQVIQQGTATPIHELGQNAREADVSSLEVGISYTFTVKAIDEAGNVSEASNEVEIIPKTSPRPSPSPPTIVPPPVVTSPTPLPDDLRQPRHGEPGHG; encoded by the coding sequence GTGGCCCGCCGGCGTTCGGTACGTAATCCCGCACTCATAGCCAGAGCCACGGCCGTGGCCCTCGCGGTCACAGTCTCGGCGGTGGCCTGTGACGGCGGCACCGACCGGAATGCGAACGGGGACTCCGCCAACGAGCTCTTCTTCCAGCCCGCCGCGGACGCGGGCCCGGACCCCTTCACCGACTCGACGGTCAGCCGTCCCCCGGCCCAGCCGTCGCCGCCGCCCGCCACTTCTCCACCGCCCACGACACCGCCGCCCACAGAGCTGGCCACGTACCGCTCCATGGCGGGCTCAACCGCAGGTCTGTACGGCGGTTCCAGGGACACCGCGAGCTGTGATGTGGAGAAGCAGATCCGTCTCCTCACCCAGCAGCAGGACAAGCGGCGTGCCTTCGCCGGGGCGCTCGGCATCAGCGAGTCCGGTCTCCCGCCCTATCTGCGCGGGCTGACCTCGGTAGTCCTGCGCGCGGACACCCGGGTCACCAACCATGGCTTTGTGAACGACCGCGCCAGCGAATTCCAGTCGGTGCTGCAGACCGGCACCGCGGTTCTGCTGGACGACAAGGGCCTGCCCCGGGTCCGCTGTGCCAGCGGCAGCCCGCTCGCCTCACCGGCCCCGCTGGAGGGCGACGCGAGCTATACGGGCCCGGCCTGGGACGGTTACCACCCGGCCCAGACGGTCGTGGTCACCCCGGCGCCGCAGCCGCTGACGGACATCGTCATCGTCGACACCCCCAACAACATCTGGATCGAGCGGCCCGTCGGCGGCGGCAAGAACGGCGAGAACGGCGAGAACGGCAAGAACGGAAAGGACAGAGTCCTCCGGAAGCCACCCGGCCCGGACCCGCACATCAGCCCGACGACACCATCGCCGGACCAGAAGAAACCGAGCTCGGACACGGAGCCACCAAGCGCCCCCGCCAACCTCAGGGGCAAGGCAACCGGCCCCGCTACCGCCCATCTCACCTGGGACGAGGCCACCGACGACGTGGGCGTCACCGGCTACCAGGTCATCCAGCAGGGCACCGCCACTCCCATCCACGAGCTCGGCCAGAACGCCCGGGAGGCGGACGTCTCCAGCCTGGAGGTCGGAATCAGCTACACCTTCACGGTCAAGGCGATCGACGAGGCGGGCAATGTCTCCGAAGCGTCCAACGAGGTGGAAATCATCCCGAAGACAAGCCCCCGTCCCAGCCCCAGCCCGCCGACCATCGTTCCGCCTCCCGTGGTGACCAGCCCTACTCCCCTGCCGGACGACCTCCGCCAGCCCCGCCATGGCGAGCCCGGACACGGGTGA
- a CDS encoding TIGR03086 family metal-binding protein: MTGPGGPGSTGSTGSTELLERAISYALGTVRPVTPELLHQPTPCQGWDLRMLLRHLNESLAALLEGVGTGAIALGPGPEDGRAADDPAEAFRLRATGLLAAWANDGCAGGAGGSDRTGRLITVAGCPLTAGAVTSAGALEIAVHGWDIARSSGQRRPVPRGLATELLGLCPLLVPPSNARSPLFAPAVALPSSAGPSDRLVAFLGRDPG; this comes from the coding sequence ATGACCGGGCCGGGCGGGCCGGGCAGTACAGGCAGCACAGGCAGTACGGAGCTGCTGGAACGCGCGATCAGTTACGCCCTCGGTACGGTCCGGCCCGTCACGCCGGAGCTGCTGCACCAGCCGACCCCCTGCCAGGGCTGGGATCTGCGGATGCTCCTGCGGCATCTCAACGAATCCCTGGCCGCCTTGCTGGAGGGCGTCGGCACCGGCGCCATCGCGCTCGGCCCGGGGCCGGAGGACGGCCGGGCGGCCGATGACCCCGCCGAGGCGTTCCGGCTGCGCGCTACCGGACTGCTGGCGGCTTGGGCCAACGACGGCTGTGCTGGTGGTGCTGGCGGCAGTGACCGTACCGGCCGCCTGATCACCGTTGCCGGGTGTCCGCTGACGGCCGGTGCTGTCACCAGCGCGGGTGCCCTGGAGATAGCCGTACACGGCTGGGACATCGCTCGGTCCTCCGGGCAGCGCCGCCCGGTGCCCCGCGGGCTCGCTACCGAGCTGCTGGGGCTCTGCCCGCTGCTCGTTCCGCCCTCCAACGCCCGCAGCCCGCTCTTCGCACCCGCCGTCGCCCTGCCGTCATCCGCCGGACCGAGCGACCGTCTGGTCGCCTTTCTGGGGCGTGACCCCGGGTGA
- a CDS encoding VOC family protein yields the protein MSPTSTRKNPHLGGIVLGSTDPDRLWEWYRTAFAPGAAKEGPVLALELGGTYLIFESRDDVGPKAAEPGRILVNFEVDDIRATADHLAAELDVRWIRPVEEPAPGEPVLLATLEDPDGNYIQIFQDLSA from the coding sequence ATGTCACCGACATCAACCCGGAAGAACCCGCATCTGGGCGGCATCGTTTTGGGCAGCACCGATCCGGACCGGCTCTGGGAGTGGTACCGGACGGCGTTCGCACCTGGTGCGGCGAAGGAGGGGCCGGTGCTCGCGCTGGAGCTCGGCGGGACCTATCTGATCTTCGAGAGCCGCGATGACGTCGGGCCGAAGGCCGCTGAGCCCGGTCGTATCCTCGTAAACTTCGAGGTCGACGACATCCGTGCGACCGCGGACCATCTGGCCGCGGAGCTGGATGTGCGGTGGATCCGCCCGGTGGAGGAGCCCGCCCCCGGTGAGCCGGTGCTCCTTGCCACGCTGGAAGACCCGGATGGAAACTACATCCAGATCTTCCAGGACCTCAGCGCATAG
- the hutI gene encoding imidazolonepropionase, whose translation MTETSVIQHIGSLVTNDPALGEGPLGLIEDAAVVIDGEQVAWVGPTAKAPAADALYDAGGRAAIPGFVDSHSHLMFGGDRTQEFNARMSGRSYTAGGIRTTVTATRLASDDELSANLGRFIREMLRQGTTTLETKSGYGLTAHEEARALQIAAMHLEEVTYLGAHIVAPEYEDDPAGYVRLVTGEMLDACAPYARWVDVFCEKGAFDGDQARAILTAGMARGLIPRVHANQLSYGPGVQLAVELEAASADHCTHLTDADVDALAQGSTVATLLPGCEFSTRAEYPDARRLLDAGVTVALSTDCNPGSSFTSSMPFCAAIAVREMGMTPDEAVWSATAGGAAALRRTDIGRLAPGSRADLALLDAPSHVHLVYRPGVPLVTDVWQRGELVRH comes from the coding sequence ATGACTGAGACCAGTGTCATCCAGCACATTGGCAGCCTGGTCACCAATGACCCGGCCCTCGGGGAGGGACCCTTGGGGCTCATTGAGGACGCCGCCGTCGTCATCGACGGTGAGCAGGTCGCGTGGGTCGGGCCAACCGCCAAGGCTCCGGCTGCGGACGCCCTGTACGACGCGGGTGGCCGGGCGGCCATTCCCGGCTTTGTGGACTCCCACTCCCATCTGATGTTCGGCGGCGACCGGACCCAGGAGTTCAACGCCCGGATGTCCGGCCGCTCCTACACCGCGGGCGGCATCCGCACCACTGTCACCGCCACCCGGCTGGCCAGCGACGACGAGCTGTCCGCCAACCTCGGGAGGTTCATCCGGGAGATGCTGCGGCAGGGCACGACCACCCTGGAGACCAAGTCGGGCTATGGCCTCACCGCCCATGAAGAGGCCCGGGCCCTGCAAATCGCCGCCATGCACCTGGAAGAGGTGACCTACCTCGGCGCCCATATCGTCGCCCCCGAGTACGAGGACGACCCGGCCGGGTATGTCCGGCTGGTCACCGGCGAGATGCTTGACGCCTGTGCCCCGTACGCCCGTTGGGTGGATGTCTTCTGTGAGAAGGGCGCCTTCGACGGCGACCAGGCCCGTGCCATCCTCACCGCGGGCATGGCACGCGGCCTCATCCCACGGGTCCACGCCAACCAGCTTTCCTACGGCCCCGGCGTTCAGCTCGCTGTCGAGCTGGAGGCGGCCTCGGCCGACCACTGCACCCATCTGACGGACGCCGATGTGGACGCGCTGGCGCAGGGCTCAACCGTCGCCACGCTCCTCCCGGGCTGTGAGTTCTCCACCCGTGCCGAGTACCCCGATGCCCGCCGCCTCCTTGACGCGGGGGTGACGGTCGCGCTGTCCACCGACTGCAACCCGGGCTCTTCCTTCACCAGCTCAATGCCGTTCTGTGCCGCGATCGCCGTCCGGGAGATGGGCATGACCCCGGATGAGGCGGTCTGGTCGGCGACCGCAGGAGGCGCCGCCGCGCTGCGCCGCACCGATATCGGCCGCCTCGCCCCCGGCAGCCGGGCCGACTTGGCCCTGCTGGACGCCCCGAGCCATGTTCATCTCGTCTACCGGCCGGGCGTTCCGCTGGTCACAGATGTCTGGCAGCGGGGTGAACTGGTGCGGCACTGA
- a CDS encoding formimidoylglutamate deiminase — protein sequence MPVTYWAEYAWLGDTVEPDVAIEVSSDGRITAVRTETEAPPPGATVLRGCTVPGLANSHSHAFHRALRGTAQAGSGTFWTWREAMYQVASRLTPDTYHALARATYAEMALAGITCVGEFHYLHHAPGGTRYDDPNAMGQALVAAAAEAGIRITLLDTCYLAAGIVNEHSGIAPNQHQLRFSDGTAADWAERASELKPDDHSRIGAAIHSVRAVPADQLNTVAQWAADRGAPLHLHLSEQPAENEACQQAHSRTPTQLLADHGVLGARTTAVHATHLTDTDIALLGGSSTGVCMCPTTERDLADGIGPAVAVQRAGSPLSLGSDSHAVIDLLEEARAMELNERLRTRTRGHWTAAQLLRAATGNGHAALGWPEAGRLEAGALADFTTIALDTVRTAGPAPRLAAEAVVYAATSADVRHTVVGGRQIVRDGVHQLVPDVPAALVAAVA from the coding sequence ATGCCAGTGACCTACTGGGCGGAGTACGCCTGGCTGGGTGACACCGTCGAGCCAGACGTTGCCATCGAGGTGTCGTCGGACGGGCGGATCACGGCCGTACGGACCGAGACCGAAGCTCCGCCACCGGGCGCGACCGTACTGCGCGGCTGCACGGTCCCAGGGCTGGCGAACAGCCACAGTCACGCCTTTCACCGCGCCCTGCGCGGCACGGCCCAAGCCGGCTCCGGAACCTTCTGGACCTGGCGCGAGGCGATGTACCAGGTCGCCTCCCGCCTCACCCCGGATACGTACCACGCCCTCGCCCGGGCCACCTACGCCGAGATGGCGCTCGCGGGGATCACCTGCGTCGGGGAGTTCCACTACCTCCACCACGCCCCCGGCGGCACCCGCTACGACGACCCCAACGCCATGGGCCAGGCCCTTGTCGCGGCCGCCGCCGAGGCCGGGATCCGGATCACGCTCCTGGACACCTGCTATCTCGCCGCCGGCATCGTGAACGAGCACAGCGGCATCGCCCCCAACCAGCACCAGCTCCGCTTCTCCGACGGCACGGCCGCCGACTGGGCCGAGCGGGCGAGCGAGCTCAAACCGGATGACCACAGCCGTATCGGTGCGGCCATCCACTCCGTACGGGCCGTACCCGCCGACCAGTTGAACACCGTCGCCCAGTGGGCGGCGGACCGTGGCGCGCCCCTCCATCTCCACCTCTCCGAGCAGCCCGCCGAGAACGAAGCCTGCCAGCAGGCGCACAGCCGTACCCCCACCCAGCTCCTCGCCGACCACGGCGTACTGGGCGCCCGTACGACCGCCGTGCACGCCACCCACCTCACCGACACCGACATCGCACTGCTCGGCGGCTCGTCCACCGGGGTGTGTATGTGCCCCACCACCGAGCGGGACCTGGCCGATGGCATCGGCCCGGCCGTCGCCGTCCAGCGGGCCGGTAGTCCGCTCTCGCTCGGCAGCGACAGTCACGCCGTCATCGATCTGCTTGAAGAGGCCCGCGCGATGGAGCTCAATGAGCGGCTGCGCACCCGTACCCGTGGCCACTGGACGGCGGCCCAGCTGCTGCGCGCGGCGACCGGCAATGGCCACGCGGCCCTGGGCTGGCCGGAGGCGGGCCGCCTTGAGGCCGGCGCGCTGGCCGACTTCACCACCATCGCACTGGATACGGTCCGTACGGCCGGACCCGCGCCACGGCTCGCCGCCGAGGCGGTGGTCTACGCGGCGACCAGCGCCGATGTCCGCCACACTGTCGTCGGTGGCCGGCAGATCGTCCGTGACGGGGTCCATCAGCTGGTGCCGGATGTCCCGGCCGCCCTCGTCGCCGCTGTCGCATGA